The region TCTTAAAATTACTATACTTAGCACCCTCTTTCTCTTTTTGATTTTATGGTTAATCTATCCTAGAACGTACAGTGCTAATGTTTCTGTCATGCCGCCCGAAAAACAGGAAAACATTGGTGGATTAAGCTCATTATTTAGCGGAGGAAATTTTTCAAGTATTTTAACAGGTGGAATGGCAACTGCTACCTCACAATTGTATGTCGAAATATTAAAAAGTAGAAGTGCAGCTTTATATGTTGTTGATAAACTGAACCTTACAAAGCTATATAATACTGAAGATAGAATTGAAGCCGCAGAAAAATTAATCGACAGATTAAATACTAATATCTCAAAAGAAGGGATAATAACATTAAATGTAGATGTTAAGTCAACTTTAATACCTATGTTGTTCAGTGATGAAGATTCATTGAAGGAACTTAGTGCAAGAATTTCAAATACATACATTGCTGCATTGGATTCAATTAATAAAGAGAAACTTTCTTCGAAAGCTAAAAGCGCCAGACAGTATATTCAGGAACAAATAGTTCAGACTAAGGCTTTACTAGATTCAGCCGAAACTGCTTTGATGGAATTTCAAAGTAGAAACAAAACTATAGCAATGACTGATCAAATTAAAGCGGCGATTGAAGGTTCTACTCAGCTAAAAACTGAGATAATAAAAACCGAAATTGAACTTGGGTTAGTTAAAACTGATGCAGGAGAAAGTAATCGGTTATATAATTCCTTATACAAAAAACTTCAGGAACTAAAGGAGCAATATTCAAATTTCGAAATCGGCAGTACAGATTATCTTTTAGCTTTTAAAGATGTACCAGTTTTAGGAAAAAAACTTGCGGGGTTATATAGGGAAGTCAGAATCCAGAACGAAGTTTATGTCCTATTACAACAACAATTTTATCAGGAAAAAATTCAGGAAAATAAGGATATCCCAACTGTTCAGGTATTGGATGAAGCGATACCACCAAAGAAAAAAAGTGAGCCAAAAATAGTTTTGAGTACTTTTACAGGATCAATATTAATAATGATAATCTCCATTTTTATACTACTCATTTCTAAAAAGAATAATTATAGTAAATAATATTTCGAGTGGATCAGCATTAGAATTTTTCTTAACTATGAGCTTTTGTAGAACCCAATTCAAGAGTGCAGATTAAAAATCAAAATGAAACACAAATTTTTATCTACAATAAGTGGAGCTACTTTATACATCTCTTTTATTTTAATATTATCTAAAGGTATTGGGTTTATTAGAGAAATCGTATTTGCTGGATATTATGGTACAGGAGTACAGTACGATATCTACTTAGTATCAAGTGTAATTCCATTAACTCTGAATATTATTGTTTTCTTTGTTGGACAAAATTACTTTATCCCTTCGTTGAGTAAATACTCAAATTTCGGAGAGAAGAGTGAGATAAAATTTTCTAAACAGGTATTTGTAAGTTATATATTATTGACATTCATACTTATTATACCATTGTATTTTTTTTCAGAATGGTTTCTTGAAATTTTTTTCAGTTTACCACAAAAGGAAATTAGTAGTACTCCTAAGTTAATCTTCCAAATCTTATTACTAACTGTCCCTCTTTCAGCTGGAATATCAATACTGACCTCTTATTTACAATCTAAGTTAGAGTTTAAATCCCCGGCTATTTCTCAATTATTTATTAATTTTTCAATTATTATCCTTATAGTATTGTATTCAAGTAGTTTAGGAAATATTTCTATTGCTCTGGGATATCTAATTGGTACACTTCTACAATTTGTTTATTTATTAAGGAAAACATTCGGAATCAGGGCATTTATTTTAGAAACAAAAAGTTTATTACCTGAAAAAATCAGATCAGTTTTATATTTAAATATTATTTACATTGTTCTGATTGAATCAATAGGACAGCTTTATTCAATAATTGACAGGATCTTTTTCGCAGAACTACCGGAAGGTGGAGTGGCTTCAATCTATTATGCACAAAGCTTGTTTCTTTTTCCGATATCAATTTTTACTTTTGCATTAAGCACAGTAATATTTCCCAGAATATCAAAGTCATTTTCAGAAAATAATCTTTTTGAGGTTAATGAAATCCTTTCACGTAGCAGCAGAGTTACCGTATTAATTTTTACACCAATTAGTTTGGTTTATTTATTTTATAGTACCCCATTGATAAAGCTAGTTTTTGAACGTGGTAAGTTTTCAAATGAAGGTACATTAATGACCAGCGAGGCTTTAGGTTTGTTTACGATAAGTTTAGTGTTTTATGCAATATATTCTATTTTAAATAAAGTTTTCTATAGTGCAAATTTATCTAAACTGTTACTTCTGCTTACTATAATAGGAATTTGTTTGAAGTATTTACTTAACTATCAACTGGTAGCTTATTTTGCACAGGCTGGCTTGGCTTTAAGTACTTCGATTACTTATATAGTATTTTTTATCATAAGTCTTTATTTAATCAAACTAAAACTAAACGTCAGCCTTGATAAAAAAGTCTGGTTAGAATTATTACTTAATGTCTTTAACGGAATATTTTCTTACATTTTTGTAGAAGCATTCTTTTACATATTTAGTTTTACTGATATTATTCTTGTAAAACTATCTTTTTATTTATTTGTTTATATGATTAATAACCTTTTGATTGAATATGAGACTATCAAATTTATTAAACAAAATCTTTTTAGAAACCAATTATTCTTTAATTTAAAATAATAGAATAAAATAAGTGATTAGGTAATTAAATGGAAAATGATTTTAGACAAGTATTTTATAAAGTATATAATTCCAAATTTAAACACGATCCTATTCATTCTGTTGAAATAGAGAAAAAAAACGAATGGAAGCATTTTGACTTTAAAATTTTCCCACTGATTAGAGATTTTTCAAAAACTGTAAGTATTCTCGAAATTGGATGCGGAAGGGGAACTTTACTTGAATATTTGAGAAATAAAAAATTTACAAACGTTATCGGAATTGATATTTCAAAAGAGCAAGTTGATTTAGCACAATCCAGGGGACTTAATGCAGTTGAATCTGATATTCTAAGTTTTCTTTCAGATTCAAATTCAAATTATGACATAATCTTTGCAATTGATATTGTAGAACATTTTGATAAGTCGGAATTAGTCGAGTTATTTAATGCTCTCTACAATAAATTGAATTGTAACGGTGTATTAATTATTCAAACGCCTAATGGACAGGCGATGTTTCCGGGTAGAATTATCTATGGAGATTTAACTCATCTTACAATTTTTACTCCCAATTCATTAGCACAAATCTTAAAATTAGCAAATTTTAACGGAATTGTTTTTTATGAAAAAGGTCCTGTAATGAAAAACCTTAAAGGTGTAATCAGAACTATTCTTTGGGAGATTCAAAAATTTATTTACAATATTCTACTTTTGATCTATTGTGGCAGAGGAGAAAAGATATTATCTCAAAATTTTATCTGCAGAGCTAGAAAATAACTTAGAATCATAGAATCTGATTTATCAATATCTGAGAACAATCTAAGACAATCATTCAAAATGCTGGAATCTTTATGAGTTATCTTTAAGTTTTTAATTATTAGCTTTTACTTTTATGGTAGTTTTAAGATGATTGCTTTGTATAATAATGATGATATTACTTAAAGATATCTGAAAAATTTTTAAAATTTATGTTTGATTATAGTAAAAAATGATTTCATGTTTGATTGATGTTCTTTAGAAGTTTGATAAAATTAATGATTAAATATTCAGAATATTCACTACTGGAATATCTTAATTAAATGATTAAAGTTTTTGATTTAAGTACTAAAGAATTTTTAATAATCTCTTTAACCTTTGCACTGATGTTATTATTTATTCCAACTATTATAGTCGTTGGGGTAGCCATTCTACTTTTAATCGTATTTTTGTATAAGATTAACAATCGCATCATTTTGCCTCTCGTAATTGTTTCTTTTTTAACAATGTCATCAGACTACTTAGGGGATTACCGAATATTTATAAGCTTATTTTTAACACTTTTACTTGTAATTATCTTTTTAATTGATCATGGTTTTGAATATGCTAAATATCCAAGATTACCTATTGGTATAATAAGATTTGTGATATTCTTATTGATAACTCTCATTTGCTCAACAGTGTTTTCATTTTACATTAATTTAAGTTTTATTGCTACAATAAGAGTAATGACTTTTTTAGTTATTTGTTATTTGATTTATTCGTTAATTAAAGAGAAAATAGAAATAAATATTCTGATTTACTCACTTATTGTTGTTATGATTCTATCAGGCATTTCTATGTTTATTGATTTATATCAATTAGGACTACAAAAATTTTTTATCAGAGGTGTTTTAGAAGATAAATATACCTTAATTGCACCTAAAGGGTTTACTGGAGAAACAATCTTTTTTATCTCATTTACTTTGTTAATTGCATTGTTATTTAAAAATGAAAGAAAAAGTTTCTATTCAAAGTTAGTAATTTGGCTTCTGATATTGGTGAATGGTATTCTTTTGATTTTGGCTAATTCAAGAGGTGGAATTTTAGCTGCAGTTATAGCTACAGCTGTGTTTTTATTAATAATAAAACCAAAAATATTTTTTAAGTTGTTTCTAATAATTGTATCTCTTTTAATAGTACTTTTTGTATTATCAAGTAACTTTAAGGATACATTTGAAGCATATATGAGATTGGAAACTGTTGATCAAAGATTAGTTTACTGGAATATGGGACTTGAAATTATCAGGGATAATCCAGTTTTTGGAGTTGGTCCAGACACTTTTCACAAACAATTTTTTAACTATATACCAAGCTCATTTATTCGTTTTCTTAATCCAGAACTTTCAAATCTTGGTAGTCCTCATCCACATAATTTCTTCATATATTTTTTCGCAGAGAATGGGATTCTTGGTCTATTAACAGCAATATTATTTTTTATAATGTTTTTCTACTATGCTGTAAAAACTTTTAATAAATCTAGAAAATTAAATTCAGAGTTTTACATTTTTACTGCTGTAATATTATCAATCGGTATTGGTATCTTTATAAGGTCATTTCTTGAAATAACTGGGTATCTTACATATGGTTATATAAAAACAGATTTGCCTTTCTGGTTATTATTTATCACTTTGTTAAAAATTAATGTGCAACTAAGTGATGAAACTATTTCAGAAATGAGAAGGTAATTTCCTTTAATACTATAATTATAAATCTGCTATTAGTAAAATATTACTTCGTTATTCTTGCAATCAAAATATGGTAATAAAATTATTTGATGAAGCAATCTTATCTCCTTTGATAGACTGAAGACATATTAATAATGTTAACATTTTAACTATACCAAACTCAAGAGCTTTGGCAGTAGTTTTTGCCCATTCAAACAACAAAAAATCTATGTACCTACATTAGCAGCAATCATTCAAAAACATTGCAGTTTTTATTTTTATACTCCTTGTTAATAGGTTTTGGGAGGTAGCCTAAATTGCTATCGGATATCTAATTGGAACTACTATTCAGCTTATATATGTTCAGTATAAATCAAAAATTAGTATAAAAATTTTTCATTGAATAAAGTAATGTTTTGTAATTGATCAAAGACATCGAGCCGATTACCGATTTTAATTATTATTATTAAATTTGTAGCATAATTAATAATTCCAAGTAGTTTTTTTTTCTTATTTTGATTCTGGAAGCGTTTTAGTCGAAATATCTTT is a window of Ignavibacterium sp. DNA encoding:
- a CDS encoding GNVR domain-containing protein, giving the protein MSWHEILNVILFNIKTILKITILSTLFLFLILWLIYPRTYSANVSVMPPEKQENIGGLSSLFSGGNFSSILTGGMATATSQLYVEILKSRSAALYVVDKLNLTKLYNTEDRIEAAEKLIDRLNTNISKEGIITLNVDVKSTLIPMLFSDEDSLKELSARISNTYIAALDSINKEKLSSKAKSARQYIQEQIVQTKALLDSAETALMEFQSRNKTIAMTDQIKAAIEGSTQLKTEIIKTEIELGLVKTDAGESNRLYNSLYKKLQELKEQYSNFEIGSTDYLLAFKDVPVLGKKLAGLYREVRIQNEVYVLLQQQFYQEKIQENKDIPTVQVLDEAIPPKKKSEPKIVLSTFTGSILIMIISIFILLISKKNNYSK
- a CDS encoding lipid II flippase MurJ — its product is MKHKFLSTISGATLYISFILILSKGIGFIREIVFAGYYGTGVQYDIYLVSSVIPLTLNIIVFFVGQNYFIPSLSKYSNFGEKSEIKFSKQVFVSYILLTFILIIPLYFFSEWFLEIFFSLPQKEISSTPKLIFQILLLTVPLSAGISILTSYLQSKLEFKSPAISQLFINFSIIILIVLYSSSLGNISIALGYLIGTLLQFVYLLRKTFGIRAFILETKSLLPEKIRSVLYLNIIYIVLIESIGQLYSIIDRIFFAELPEGGVASIYYAQSLFLFPISIFTFALSTVIFPRISKSFSENNLFEVNEILSRSSRVTVLIFTPISLVYLFYSTPLIKLVFERGKFSNEGTLMTSEALGLFTISLVFYAIYSILNKVFYSANLSKLLLLLTIIGICLKYLLNYQLVAYFAQAGLALSTSITYIVFFIISLYLIKLKLNVSLDKKVWLELLLNVFNGIFSYIFVEAFFYIFSFTDIILVKLSFYLFVYMINNLLIEYETIKFIKQNLFRNQLFFNLK
- a CDS encoding class I SAM-dependent methyltransferase, with protein sequence MENDFRQVFYKVYNSKFKHDPIHSVEIEKKNEWKHFDFKIFPLIRDFSKTVSILEIGCGRGTLLEYLRNKKFTNVIGIDISKEQVDLAQSRGLNAVESDILSFLSDSNSNYDIIFAIDIVEHFDKSELVELFNALYNKLNCNGVLIIQTPNGQAMFPGRIIYGDLTHLTIFTPNSLAQILKLANFNGIVFYEKGPVMKNLKGVIRTILWEIQKFIYNILLLIYCGRGEKILSQNFICRARK
- a CDS encoding O-antigen ligase family protein; the encoded protein is MIKVFDLSTKEFLIISLTFALMLLFIPTIIVVGVAILLLIVFLYKINNRIILPLVIVSFLTMSSDYLGDYRIFISLFLTLLLVIIFLIDHGFEYAKYPRLPIGIIRFVIFLLITLICSTVFSFYINLSFIATIRVMTFLVICYLIYSLIKEKIEINILIYSLIVVMILSGISMFIDLYQLGLQKFFIRGVLEDKYTLIAPKGFTGETIFFISFTLLIALLFKNERKSFYSKLVIWLLILVNGILLILANSRGGILAAVIATAVFLLIIKPKIFFKLFLIIVSLLIVLFVLSSNFKDTFEAYMRLETVDQRLVYWNMGLEIIRDNPVFGVGPDTFHKQFFNYIPSSFIRFLNPELSNLGSPHPHNFFIYFFAENGILGLLTAILFFIMFFYYAVKTFNKSRKLNSEFYIFTAVILSIGIGIFIRSFLEITGYLTYGYIKTDLPFWLLFITLLKINVQLSDETISEMRR